A genomic region of Conger conger chromosome 6, fConCon1.1, whole genome shotgun sequence contains the following coding sequences:
- the LOC133131678 gene encoding circadian-associated transcriptional repressor-like isoform X2, with translation MTASDSDCSIDWLASDDDDDSSSSSSGGGGGCRGDGASEADSAGRVTPEPEPEPSGEPPGAPPRRWTAAGPPRGHVTEGSGHDSESWGRRAPQAAPECHTAQKRPCCQGPELRARQGAEADKLLHHKCRQLQCYTLPLTSILNGLQSGRYRERLTSFQESVAMDRIRRILGVLQNPCMGERYINIVLKLEVMLKTWFPNVKPFEQQVEDQDSTPSKRQKISPAGMAPSVSASASVPGSLCAQPSDSKAQPGSEGAGPGVHSATNLKWLHTSPICSPAEETRGRLPWQRAAAGRRAVTQDNAVSSSTGPDARGDPPPGPKPLPPPPLSQPPSGKISAPCLERLLKSTESIVTRRGGGGAVESGWS, from the exons ATGACAGCTTCAGACTCTGATTGCTCCATTGACTGGCTGGCCAGCGATGACGATGacgacagcagcagcagcagcagcggcggcggcggcggttGCCGTGGAGACGGCGCCTCGGAGGCCGACAGCGCCGGGCGGGTCACGCCCGAGCCCGAACCCGAGCCGTCGGGGGAGCCCCCCGGCGCGCCCCCCCGGCGCTGGACCGCCGCCGGCCCCCCCCGGGGCCACGTGACCGAGGGCAGCGGCCACGACTCCGAGTCCTGGGGGCGGCGGGCGCCTCAGGCCGCACCCGAGTGCCACACGGCCCAGAAGAGGCCCTGCTGCCAGGGGCCAGAGCTCCGGGCGAGGCAGGGGGCCGAGGCTGACAAGCTGCTGCATCACAAG TGCAGGCAACTGCAGTGCTACACCCTTCCACTGACTTCCATCCTCAACGGCCTCCAGTCCGGAAGATACCGAGAAC GTCTCACCAGTTTCCAGGAGAGTGTGGCCATGGACAGGATCCGGAGAATATTGGGGGTCTTGCAGAACCCATGTATGGG TGAACGCTACATAAACATCGTTCTGAAATTGGAGGTGATGCTGAAGACCTGGTTCCCCAATGTGAAGCCCTTCGAGCAGCAGGTGGAAGACCAGGACTCCACACCGTCCAAGAGGCAGAAG ATCTCTCCAGCCGGCATGGCCCCTTccgtctctgcctctgcctcagtCCCAGGCTCCCTCTGCGCCCAGCCCTCCGACAGCAAGGCCCAGCCAGGCAGCGAGGGCGCCGGTCCGGGCGTGCACTCCGCCACGAACCTCAAGTGGCTCCACACGTCCCCCATCTGCTCCCCCGCCGAGGAGACGCGGGGGAGGCTGCCGTGGCAACGGGCCGCGGCCGGGCGCCGGGCCGTCACCCAGGACAACGCCGTCTCCTCCAGCACGGGCCCCGACGCCAGGGGCGACCCGCCGCCCGGCCCcaagcccctccccccgccGCCCCTCAGCCAGCCCCCCTCCGGAAAGATCAGCGCGCCCTGTCTGGAGAGACTGCTGAAGTCCACAGAGAGCATCGTCACGCGCCGGGGCGGCGGGGGCGCCGTGGAGAGCGGCTGGTCGTAG
- the LOC133131678 gene encoding circadian-associated transcriptional repressor-like isoform X1, whose amino-acid sequence MGKTMFYFPHNLRSTVLLIKLRWVSDDRWRLGTCGLKMTASDSDCSIDWLASDDDDDSSSSSSGGGGGCRGDGASEADSAGRVTPEPEPEPSGEPPGAPPRRWTAAGPPRGHVTEGSGHDSESWGRRAPQAAPECHTAQKRPCCQGPELRARQGAEADKLLHHKCRQLQCYTLPLTSILNGLQSGRYRERLTSFQESVAMDRIRRILGVLQNPCMGERYINIVLKLEVMLKTWFPNVKPFEQQVEDQDSTPSKRQKISPAGMAPSVSASASVPGSLCAQPSDSKAQPGSEGAGPGVHSATNLKWLHTSPICSPAEETRGRLPWQRAAAGRRAVTQDNAVSSSTGPDARGDPPPGPKPLPPPPLSQPPSGKISAPCLERLLKSTESIVTRRGGGGAVESGWS is encoded by the exons ATGGGCAAGACTATGTTTTACTTTCCCCACAATCTCCGGTCTACAGTTTTGCTAATAAAGCTGAGATGG gtcaGTGATGATCGCTGGCGGTTAGGGACTTGCGGCCTGAAGATGACAGCTTCAGACTCTGATTGCTCCATTGACTGGCTGGCCAGCGATGACGATGacgacagcagcagcagcagcagcggcggcggcggcggttGCCGTGGAGACGGCGCCTCGGAGGCCGACAGCGCCGGGCGGGTCACGCCCGAGCCCGAACCCGAGCCGTCGGGGGAGCCCCCCGGCGCGCCCCCCCGGCGCTGGACCGCCGCCGGCCCCCCCCGGGGCCACGTGACCGAGGGCAGCGGCCACGACTCCGAGTCCTGGGGGCGGCGGGCGCCTCAGGCCGCACCCGAGTGCCACACGGCCCAGAAGAGGCCCTGCTGCCAGGGGCCAGAGCTCCGGGCGAGGCAGGGGGCCGAGGCTGACAAGCTGCTGCATCACAAG TGCAGGCAACTGCAGTGCTACACCCTTCCACTGACTTCCATCCTCAACGGCCTCCAGTCCGGAAGATACCGAGAAC GTCTCACCAGTTTCCAGGAGAGTGTGGCCATGGACAGGATCCGGAGAATATTGGGGGTCTTGCAGAACCCATGTATGGG TGAACGCTACATAAACATCGTTCTGAAATTGGAGGTGATGCTGAAGACCTGGTTCCCCAATGTGAAGCCCTTCGAGCAGCAGGTGGAAGACCAGGACTCCACACCGTCCAAGAGGCAGAAG ATCTCTCCAGCCGGCATGGCCCCTTccgtctctgcctctgcctcagtCCCAGGCTCCCTCTGCGCCCAGCCCTCCGACAGCAAGGCCCAGCCAGGCAGCGAGGGCGCCGGTCCGGGCGTGCACTCCGCCACGAACCTCAAGTGGCTCCACACGTCCCCCATCTGCTCCCCCGCCGAGGAGACGCGGGGGAGGCTGCCGTGGCAACGGGCCGCGGCCGGGCGCCGGGCCGTCACCCAGGACAACGCCGTCTCCTCCAGCACGGGCCCCGACGCCAGGGGCGACCCGCCGCCCGGCCCcaagcccctccccccgccGCCCCTCAGCCAGCCCCCCTCCGGAAAGATCAGCGCGCCCTGTCTGGAGAGACTGCTGAAGTCCACAGAGAGCATCGTCACGCGCCGGGGCGGCGGGGGCGCCGTGGAGAGCGGCTGGTCGTAG